The Clostridium aceticum genomic interval ATGATGATGTTCATGTGAATGGTTATTATCGTTGCAACACATAGTATAACCTCCTGTAATTTTATTTAATGTTAAACTCTTTTTTCAAAAGTTTAATAGCATCCTTAATCAATAGCATTAAAGGTTTATTCTCTAAACCAACTAATTCAAAGTTTTCTGGTACAACTGGAAGCAATATCTTAAAGGCTTCAGCATCAGCAATAGCTGTGGCTATTTGATCAGTAACCTCTCCCATCATAGAATTCGGAATAACGATGGAAAGAGGTCCAATAATAACACTGGCTTTTTTTGTAGATACCACAATAGCATTTTCTCCAGTGGCACCTTTATTAGCATGATTTTTTAGCATAACAGAAGTTGCTGTAGAGTTTGTCCCTAATCCATAAATCTCAAAGTGGGAAGGAAGCTCCTGCCTTAAGTGACTGACAATCTGACCTCCAATTCCTCCTCCCATACCATCTATGACTGCAATAATCATCCTTTGGCCCCCCGAAGTTTAAATATTTTATTTTTCTGCAATGATAATTTTATGTTCGATGAGCCTGATTTCCTTTACAATGCCTTCTACTATTTTTTGCTCTCCTAAAAGATCTGCTAAAAAAACTTTGCCATTTTCAGGCTTCATGTAAACGACATTTTCCATAATTTTTTGTTCGCCTTTATCAGTAATTAAATATGCTGCTGATTCACACATTTTACAATCCTCCATTTCTTTTGAAAACTTGTGAAGTACTATGTATCCTTGTTAAAATCATATCATAATTAGCAAAGT includes:
- a CDS encoding CooT family nickel-binding protein; its protein translation is MCESAAYLITDKGEQKIMENVVYMKPENGKVFLADLLGEQKIVEGIVKEIRLIEHKIIIAEK
- a CDS encoding DUF3842 family protein, with product MIIAVIDGMGGGIGGQIVSHLRQELPSHFEIYGLGTNSTATSVMLKNHANKGATGENAIVVSTKKASVIIGPLSIVIPNSMMGEVTDQIATAIADAEAFKILLPVVPENFELVGLENKPLMLLIKDAIKLLKKEFNIK